CCTGCTGCCGAATATTTCATGCCGTCTGCCACGCATGCTGCTGCGCACGACGCGACAGCGCGACGAGCGCGGCGAATTCGTCACATCGCTTGCGCATGCATTCATCGGAACAGGAAAGCGCATAGTGGCTGCGCAGCGCCGCAAGCCCATAGCCGGCAAGCTCGGTTTCATCGATCGACAGCCGCGCCGAGTATTGGTTCATCGCTTCGGCGAGGATCGAATCAATGCGTTTTCTCTCGCGCGCCAGATCGCACATCATTCTCTCCTTAGGGTCCCGGAACGCCACGCGCGGGTTGCGCGCCCGATTCTTTGATTGAGTTTTCCGATGTCGAAAGTCTCAGCGGCGCCGCGTGCATGGCACAAAGATTTAACAGGCGACTCCTTGCGTCAATACAATTGATCCTTCATCGGAAATCTTTTAGAAAGGCGGTGTCGTCAGATTTCTATTTGCGAAATATTCCTATTCGAAAGAACCGCAACATGAGTGTGCGCGTCGATCGGGCGCCCGCCGGTTGTGGCCATCACGCCGAGGCCATCGTTCCGGCGCAAATCTGGGTTCATTCGACGATGCGCCGCGAAGGCCTGGCTTCAGCGCCAACGCGGCAAGACCATGAACAAGGGAATGAAAATGCACAGCATCGCCACGCCCCGCCGGGTTAAGAAAGCCCTCGTTCTCGCGACGCTTCTGACGGCTTCCATGCCGCTGTATGGCTGCTACACGCCGGGTGAGCGCGCTGTCGGCGGCGGCATCATCGGCGGCCTGGGCGGCGCCGGCATTGGCGCGCTTGCCTCGGGCGGACTCGCCGGTCCGACGCTCGCCACTGCGGCGGTCGGCGCAGCGGGCGGCGCGATCATTGGCGCCGCGACGGCGCCGCGCCCATATTATGGACGCCGCTATCGGCGCCATTACTACTGAGACAGGACGGTCTCGCTCAATGTGCGGGCGCTTTACGCAGCATCTTTCCTGGGAGGAGCTCCAGCGGCTTGCCGATTTGATCGGCCAGCCGCGCAATCTGCAGCCGCGCTACAATGTGGCGCCGACGACGATGATCGAGGTCATCAGGCCGACGCCGGCGGGACATGAGCTTGTCCAGATGCGCTGGGGTTTCGCGCCCTCCTGGTGGAAGAAGCCCCTGCGCGAACTGCCTGCAACCTTCAATGCGCGCGCCGAGACGATCGCCGAAAAACCGATGTTTCGCTCGGCCTTCGCATCTCGGCGCTGCATTATCCCAGCGTCGGGCTTCTATGAATGGACCGGGGCGAAAGGCGCCAGGAGTCCGCATTATTTCACGGCGCCCGACGGCCGCCCGCTCGCATTCGCCGGCTTGTGCGAGACCTGTCGCGACGTCGAGAGCGATGCGAAGATCGACTCCGCGACGATCATCGTCGGTCCAGCGAATGGCTGGATGCGCCGTTTCCATGATCGCATGCCGGTCATTCTCGACTGGCGCGACGCCAACGCGTGGATGTCGGGCGAGGATCCCAGCGCATTGCTCCGCGCGCCGCCCGAAGAGGCTCTGCAGGAATGGATCGTGTCGCCGCGCGTCAACCGTTCGGGCGACGCCGACGACGATCCGGCGCTGATCGCCCCGAGCCTCACGGCCTCTGATCTTATCGATCGCCTCGGCGCCCTGTCCGGCGAAGCGAATCACCCGAGTTCGAAGGTCGTGACGCCGTAGCAGCGGTCGACGCGTCCTGGCGGCGTTCCTTCCGTATACATGCGCGCCGTGTCGAACACGGCGGTCATCTGGCGTCGCTTCGCCAGCGCGATGGCGGCGGCGTTTGCTTCGGGCGTATCGAGAAATACGGCCGCGCCGGCGGCGCGCGCGCATAAGCCTTGAAACAGCGCATCTGCAATCTGTGGATCGTCCGCGAACAGCGGCCCGATCTTGTAGCCGTCGCGACACGCGCGCAGCACGCCATAGCCGGCGAGCCGGCCTTGCTTCACCACGGCGAGCGCCGCGCTCTGCGGCTGAGCGATCCAGCGCGAGAGAAACTTCGGTCGCGACGTCGGAAAGACTGTTTGGTCATATCGCACGATCTCGTCGAAGGGAACTTCAGTCAATTCAGTCAGGTCGGGAGGCGCTTCGCCGTCGCCGACGCATCGATGACGTATGTTGCGATAGGCAAATTTGAATCCGTGCCGCGCATAAGTCTGCTGAAGGTCGATCGCGGCGTCGAGCCCGACATTGCGCGCCTGAACATGCCGCAGCGCGACGTCCAAGAGCCGAAGGCCGACGCCCTGTCCACGGTAGGGCGGACGAACGATAAAAAGCCCGACGTAGCCGAAGGACTCGTCATAGGCGACGGCGGAAACGCAGCCCAGAGGCTCGCCCGCGCGTTCGGCGATGAAGAACCCTTTCGGATCGACGGCGTAGAAACTCTCCGCGTCATAACGTCCGGGATTCCAGCCCTCGGCCGCGGCCCAATCGAGCGCGCGATCAACTTCGCTCTTGGACATTCGGCGAATGACGATGTCTTCCAACATGCGAGGCTTGTGGCGCGAGTCGCTGCAGGACGCAACCAGAGCGCCCGGCGGCTAGGGACCGTCCTCCAGAAGCTGCGTGATCGAACCATTTGCATGCAGGCGTCTGATCGCCTCGGCCAGGAGACCGGCGACGCTGACCACAATCAACCGATCGCCAAGCGCGGCCGCCATGGAGGGTTGCAGCCGCACTGAATCGGTGATGATGAGCTGGTCGATCGGCGCGTTCTTTAGCGCGGACGCAGCCTTTTCGGAAAAGACGCCGTGGGTCGCTGCGACCCAGACGTGCGCCGCGCCATTGGCGCGGCAGGCCGCAGCGGTGCGCGCCACCGTGCCGCCGCCGGCGATGAGGTCGTCGATGATGATCGCGGTGCGATCCTTTACGTCGCCCGCGAAAATATCGCCAACGACGTGGCCCTCGCTTCGATATTTATCCATGAAGGCCTTGGCCACGGGCCGCTTCAGCATGCGTTCAAGCCGCAGCCGAAAAAGCTCCGCGCGCTTCTCGCCGCCGAGATCGGGAGAGACGACCGCGACAGGCCTGTCCCCGATGTTGGCCAGGACATGACGCGCAAACAGCGCCTGAGCGTCAAGGTGAACCGTCTCGCAACGAAAGGCGTTCTGAAAAGCGGCGATGTTGTGTACGTCGACGCAGACCACACGATCCGTTCCGAGCGCTTCAAACAGCTGCGCGACATAGCGCGTGGTGACCGGATCGCGGGGCTTGGTGCGCCGGTCCTTGCGCGCGAAGCACAGATAGGGCGTGACGGCCGTGACGCGCTGAGCGCCCGCGTCCTTCAGCGCGCCGACGAAGAACAGCAGTTTACACAGCTTGTCGGCGCTGCTGGCGATGTGATCGCCATTCAGGGTGAAGACGATGTAGCAGTCGCGGCCGCGCACATTTTCGAGCGGCCGGATCTTATATTCGCCGTCTTCGAACTCGCGGTCTTCCAGCGGCGCGAGCTCAGCGCCAAGCGCCTGTGCGACATCTTCGCCAGCAGATATGCTGGCGCCGAGCGCGAAGAGCGCAAGGCCGCTGTCCGCTGTTTCGCGCGTCGCCCGTCTGGGCGCGCCATCCAGAACATGCGCCGAAATCGCGGTGAGCGCCGAGTCGATCGTGCTCCCGTCTTCCGAAAGCGGCGCCACCAGAATTTCCACAATGGCGCGATCGCGTCCACGTTCCGCGCTGGTGTATTGCGCGAGCACGGGTTGGCCGGTTCGCCGCACCTCCTTGAACAGACGACGCAGCCGCACCGCGCCGCGGCGATTTCCCGC
This window of the Methylocystis hirsuta genome carries:
- the prs gene encoding ribose-phosphate diphosphokinase is translated as MTTMAQTEPPLKRLFERLDFAPQPKRLELDLVHERWEAARAGAVAPRRSAISFAPEERGAAESLFVHRFEGPDGDGVLTEGVAAAAVLLGPYRIGDRLSEAGNRRGAVRLRRLFKEVRRTGQPVLAQYTSAERGRDRAIVEILVAPLSEDGSTIDSALTAISAHVLDGAPRRATRETADSGLALFALGASISAGEDVAQALGAELAPLEDREFEDGEYKIRPLENVRGRDCYIVFTLNGDHIASSADKLCKLLFFVGALKDAGAQRVTAVTPYLCFARKDRRTKPRDPVTTRYVAQLFEALGTDRVVCVDVHNIAAFQNAFRCETVHLDAQALFARHVLANIGDRPVAVVSPDLGGEKRAELFRLRLERMLKRPVAKAFMDKYRSEGHVVGDIFAGDVKDRTAIIIDDLIAGGGTVARTAAACRANGAAHVWVAATHGVFSEKAASALKNAPIDQLIITDSVRLQPSMAAALGDRLIVVSVAGLLAEAIRRLHANGSITQLLEDGP
- a CDS encoding SOS response-associated peptidase, giving the protein MCGRFTQHLSWEELQRLADLIGQPRNLQPRYNVAPTTMIEVIRPTPAGHELVQMRWGFAPSWWKKPLRELPATFNARAETIAEKPMFRSAFASRRCIIPASGFYEWTGAKGARSPHYFTAPDGRPLAFAGLCETCRDVESDAKIDSATIIVGPANGWMRRFHDRMPVILDWRDANAWMSGEDPSALLRAPPEEALQEWIVSPRVNRSGDADDDPALIAPSLTASDLIDRLGALSGEANHPSSKVVTP
- a CDS encoding GNAT family N-acetyltransferase; protein product: MLEDIVIRRMSKSEVDRALDWAAAEGWNPGRYDAESFYAVDPKGFFIAERAGEPLGCVSAVAYDESFGYVGLFIVRPPYRGQGVGLRLLDVALRHVQARNVGLDAAIDLQQTYARHGFKFAYRNIRHRCVGDGEAPPDLTELTEVPFDEIVRYDQTVFPTSRPKFLSRWIAQPQSAALAVVKQGRLAGYGVLRACRDGYKIGPLFADDPQIADALFQGLCARAAGAAVFLDTPEANAAAIALAKRRQMTAVFDTARMYTEGTPPGRVDRCYGVTTFELG